Proteins co-encoded in one Sporosarcina sp. FSL K6-1522 genomic window:
- the thiO gene encoding glycine oxidase ThiO: MSHHVDVAIIGGGIIGCSIAYYLAKAGLTVGLVERDNLAQGTTQAAGGMLGAHSEYINDGFYAFARESQTLYKTFQQEIGIDIGYTTGGILQFAYTEEELLAGARWNDATYLTSEEFHNQLPHIASPARGAYLFTEDVHVHPQKTALAFCQAAQQLGATVSTGIYIDDIKATGEGYQVAHLLAKHVVIAGGSASTELIPGLQMSAVKGQCMQLDARDRQLPYTLCHQGRYVIPRPDGTLVIGATMEPDVLDVDTTTSGNVALHDIAERFIPGLSQFPVLKRWAGLRPKTVDELPYIGRVPGQENMHVAAGHFRNGILLAPATACLIRDLIVGQTVPTERLEAFNPKRGIFHEENHRVERQFV; the protein is encoded by the coding sequence ATGTCACACCATGTTGATGTCGCCATTATCGGCGGAGGAATTATCGGTTGTAGCATTGCCTATTACCTCGCAAAAGCTGGGCTTACTGTTGGACTTGTCGAACGCGATAACCTTGCACAAGGTACAACACAAGCAGCGGGCGGTATGCTTGGCGCTCATTCTGAGTACATAAATGACGGCTTTTATGCATTTGCACGCGAAAGTCAGACACTGTACAAAACCTTTCAACAAGAGATAGGCATAGACATTGGCTACACAACGGGTGGTATCCTTCAATTCGCATACACGGAGGAAGAACTACTGGCAGGAGCACGATGGAACGACGCTACTTATCTCACGTCTGAGGAATTCCACAACCAACTTCCGCACATCGCATCGCCTGCACGGGGGGCTTATCTATTCACTGAAGATGTACATGTCCACCCACAAAAAACAGCCCTCGCCTTTTGCCAAGCGGCACAACAGCTAGGGGCGACTGTATCGACTGGTATTTACATCGATGACATTAAGGCAACCGGCGAAGGCTACCAAGTTGCTCACCTACTTGCAAAACACGTCGTCATCGCAGGTGGTTCGGCAAGCACAGAACTTATCCCTGGACTGCAAATGTCGGCCGTGAAAGGGCAATGTATGCAACTCGATGCACGGGACAGGCAACTGCCTTATACATTGTGCCATCAAGGACGCTACGTCATTCCCCGTCCCGATGGCACACTCGTCATCGGAGCAACAATGGAACCAGACGTGTTGGATGTGGATACAACAACTAGTGGAAATGTCGCACTGCATGACATCGCAGAACGCTTTATCCCAGGGCTTTCTCAGTTCCCTGTGCTCAAACGCTGGGCTGGGCTTCGACCGAAAACGGTAGATGAACTCCCCTATATCGGGCGTGTTCCAGGACAAGAAAACATGCATGTAGCAGCAGGACATTTTCGCAATGGAATCTTATTAGCACCTGCAACAGCTTGTCTGATTCGGGATTTGATTGTCGGACAGACAGTGCCGACAGAAAGGCTTGAGGCATTTAATCCAAAAAGGGGGATTTTTCATGAAGAAAACCATCGAGTTGAACGGCAATTCGTTTGA